The following coding sequences lie in one Synechococcus sp. PCC 7336 genomic window:
- a CDS encoding type II toxin-antitoxin system VapC family toxin — translation MKYLLDTDHISILQRRAGPDRAALLARLTDHPISDLAFFIVSFHEQVLGAHTLITRTQNAADVIRGYRLLSEIHKGFSAAPVLPFNSQAVEIFKSLRSQQVRVATMDLRIAAIALSNNLILLTRNVRDFGKVPGLVSEDWTA, via the coding sequence GTGAAATATCTTCTCGATACCGACCATATCAGCATTTTGCAACGTAGAGCAGGGCCGGATCGTGCTGCGTTGCTGGCTCGGCTTACCGACCACCCAATCTCAGACCTTGCTTTCTTCATTGTCAGTTTTCACGAGCAAGTTCTTGGAGCTCACACACTTATCACCCGCACCCAAAATGCTGCAGATGTAATTCGCGGATATCGACTCCTTTCAGAAATCCACAAGGGATTTTCAGCGGCTCCAGTACTGCCTTTTAACTCACAGGCTGTGGAAATCTTTAAATCCCTACGCTCGCAACAGGTTCGGGTAGCCACGATGGATTTGCGCATTGCTGCGATCGCCTTATCGAACAACCTGATATTGCTTACGCGGAATGTGCGCGATTTTGGCAAGGTTCCGGGTTTAGTCAGTGAAGATTGGACGGCGTGA
- a CDS encoding ComEC/Rec2 family competence protein has product MVQTYWIALAWLFGLLSRSLWWGWLWILAIAAIAAVSHIRKPRLARTYIAAGLIGCLAWAYIGLRTPTPSPFDISTRAPQPNATVVGQVETVPRQTRSGRQQLWLRTENYRSPHRSGSAIASRLYVTYPLQEELPNLLPGQRLELTGFLYRPSGAQNPGGFDFQAYLARHNAFAGLSARQVAIVDPDVQWGGWLLRQRIVDAFVAGLGDRLGALLGALVLGSAASQVPFDLQDAFREVGLAHTIAASGFHVALLLGIVLAIARSRPVRQQQVIAIASLLAYVTLTGGSPSAWRATIAGVAVALSQELETTGRRLQPLGFLLATAVLLTLFNPLWIRDLGFQLSFAATAGLLVSARPIQTCLEFLPPAIAQAIATPLAATLWTLPLQLAVFGKVSTYFLVAALLTSPLTIAAVAAGMVIAAIALVLPPLGAVAVWPLQFLLQPMVGFAQWIASWPSPSIDTGTASVLQCVGLYGVMLLLTFGNRWWPRLRLSTLQRTAMGVAGAIVILVAIPVLWPKPPLQVIALAAETPVFIARSANQTALINSGSAQTVQQVVLPFLRREGIRHIDRAFALADGNANHGWSELAQSVPISEIWTPERFAIASAAAANLNCLQQSGTELHGWAEGTAVTIGSTEWELVGDRALSFAVAGQRGLLVGTPIPAIDRLLRSHASLIPIDWLWWDGSSLSPDWLEKLQLRGGVVGGQSLHPGNSQRFTQNDIPLLWTDRVGAVLWQPQEIRLTRQDFD; this is encoded by the coding sequence ATGGTGCAGACCTATTGGATTGCGTTGGCCTGGTTATTCGGGCTGCTCTCGCGATCGCTCTGGTGGGGCTGGCTGTGGATCTTGGCGATCGCCGCGATCGCTGCTGTCAGTCACATTCGCAAGCCTCGTTTGGCAAGAACTTACATCGCTGCCGGTCTGATTGGATGTTTGGCCTGGGCCTATATCGGCCTGCGAACCCCTACACCGTCCCCCTTCGATATCAGTACCCGCGCCCCGCAACCCAATGCCACTGTCGTCGGTCAGGTCGAAACCGTGCCCCGTCAAACCCGCTCGGGTCGCCAGCAACTGTGGTTGCGAACGGAGAACTATCGCTCCCCCCACCGGAGTGGGTCCGCCATCGCCAGTCGGCTTTACGTCACCTATCCGCTGCAGGAGGAGCTCCCGAATTTACTGCCCGGTCAAAGGCTGGAATTAACTGGATTTCTGTATCGCCCCAGCGGCGCGCAGAATCCGGGGGGCTTTGATTTTCAAGCCTATTTGGCTCGCCACAATGCGTTTGCGGGGTTGAGCGCGCGCCAGGTAGCGATTGTCGATCCCGATGTGCAATGGGGGGGATGGCTGCTGCGCCAGCGAATTGTGGATGCGTTTGTGGCAGGGTTGGGCGATCGCCTCGGGGCCTTATTGGGGGCTTTAGTGTTGGGCTCTGCTGCCAGCCAGGTGCCCTTCGATCTTCAAGATGCTTTTCGCGAGGTGGGTTTGGCTCATACGATCGCGGCCTCCGGCTTTCACGTCGCTTTGTTATTGGGCATTGTGTTGGCGATCGCGCGATCGCGACCGGTGCGACAACAGCAGGTTATCGCGATCGCCAGCTTGCTGGCCTATGTAACTCTGACAGGGGGCAGCCCGTCTGCGTGGCGAGCCACAATCGCGGGGGTGGCTGTGGCGCTTTCGCAGGAGTTGGAAACTACTGGGCGACGCTTGCAGCCCTTGGGGTTTCTGTTGGCGACAGCGGTTCTACTCACCCTCTTCAACCCCCTCTGGATTCGCGATTTGGGGTTTCAGCTCAGCTTTGCAGCCACGGCAGGGCTGCTGGTCAGCGCGCGCCCCATCCAAACTTGCTTGGAGTTCTTGCCGCCAGCGATCGCCCAAGCGATTGCGACGCCGCTCGCCGCTACTCTGTGGACTTTGCCCTTGCAACTGGCGGTGTTTGGCAAAGTATCCACTTATTTTCTCGTAGCTGCACTCCTCACGAGTCCGCTGACTATTGCAGCCGTGGCAGCAGGCATGGTAATAGCTGCGATCGCCCTCGTGCTGCCGCCCTTGGGTGCTGTGGCGGTTTGGCCACTGCAGTTTTTGCTCCAACCAATGGTGGGATTCGCCCAGTGGATAGCAAGTTGGCCCAGTCCGTCTATTGATACGGGAACGGCTTCGGTACTGCAATGTGTAGGACTGTATGGCGTCATGCTTCTCCTGACGTTTGGCAACCGTTGGTGGCCGAGATTGCGATTGAGTACTTTACAGCGCACTGCTATGGGGGTGGCAGGCGCGATCGTCATTCTGGTTGCCATCCCTGTCTTGTGGCCCAAGCCGCCACTGCAAGTGATCGCTCTCGCTGCCGAGACTCCTGTCTTCATCGCCCGTAGTGCTAACCAGACCGCACTCATCAATAGCGGTTCTGCCCAAACCGTGCAGCAGGTGGTGCTACCCTTTTTGCGCCGGGAAGGGATTCGCCACATCGATCGCGCTTTTGCTCTCGCTGACGGCAATGCCAATCATGGCTGGTCGGAGTTGGCCCAAAGCGTCCCCATCAGCGAGATTTGGACTCCAGAGCGATTTGCGATCGCCAGTGCAGCGGCTGCCAATCTCAATTGCTTGCAGCAGTCGGGGACGGAGTTGCATGGCTGGGCTGAGGGGACAGCGGTAACTATAGGTTCGACCGAATGGGAGTTGGTGGGCGATCGGGCCCTCAGCTTTGCGGTTGCCGGTCAGCGAGGCCTGTTGGTCGGGACGCCGATTCCTGCGATCGATCGCCTGTTGCGTTCCCATGCCAGTCTCATCCCAATCGATTGGCTGTGGTGGGATGGCTCGTCACTGTCGCCAGACTGGTTGGAAAAACTGCAATTGCGAGGTGGGGTGGTGGGCGGCCAAAGTCTTCATCCCGGCAATTCTCAACGGTTTACCCAAAACGACATTCCCCTGCTGTGGACCGATCGGGTCGGGGCCGTGTTGTGGCAGCCGCAGGAGATTCGTCTAACCCGACAAGATTTTGATTAG
- a CDS encoding phage integrase N-terminal SAM-like domain-containing protein, which translates to MDRVRDSIRMKHYSYRTEQSYVHWIRRFILFHNKRHPREETAEIEAFLSYLAVNEKVAASTQNQALSALLYLYLYKYVLQIELNGPIDAMRAKRSRFIPYE; encoded by the coding sequence TTGGATCGAGTCAGAGACTCCATCCGCATGAAGCACTACTCTTACCGCACCGAACAGTCGTACGTTCATTGGATTCGTCGCTTTATCCTGTTTCACAACAAGCGGCACCCCCGAGAGGAAACGGCAGAGATCGAAGCCTTCCTGAGCTATTTGGCGGTGAATGAAAAAGTTGCTGCGTCAACTCAGAATCAAGCCCTTAGTGCCTTACTATACTTATACTTATACAAATACGTACTTCAAATTGAACTAAACGGCCCTATCGATGCCATGCGGGCTAAGCGTTCCCGCTTCATACCTTATGAATAA